One Archangium violaceum genomic window, GGGCATCCGCCTCATCTCCTACGCGGTGTGGTGGATCCGCGCCTACATCCAGAACTACATCCTGAAGAACTGGAGCCTGGTGAAGCTGGGCACCACGCAGGCCCAGCGCCGGCTGTTCTTCAGCCTGGCGCGCACGCGGCGCGAGCTGGAGAAGCTCGGCTCGGGCGACGGCGCCATCGTGGACGCAGAGGAGATCGCCCGGAAGCTGAACGTGAAGGCCTCCGAGGTGCGCGAGATGGAGCAGCGCATGGGCGGGCGGGACTTGTCGCTGGACGCGCCCGTGGGCGAGGAGGGTGACGCCACGCACCTGGACTTCGTGGAGTCGGAGTCCAACTCGCAGGTGGACGAGGTCGCCGACCGGCAGCAGGCGAAGATGACGCGCGAGCGCATCCAGCAGGCGCTGATGCGGCTGGATCCCCGCGAGCGCTTCATCATCGAGCACCGGGTGATGGGTGACGCGGAGATGACCCTGAGCGAGCTGGGCGAGCACTTCGGCTTCTCGCGCGAGCGCGCCCGCCAGCTGGAGATCCGCGCCAAGGACAAGCTCAAGGCGGAGCTGGCCTCCCTCATGGCCGAGGTGGGCATGGACGAGGCGTCCGCCCTGTAACCCTACTCGGGAACGAGTAGGGTACGGGGACGATGAAGCCGTGGAAGGTGATTGATCGAGCGCCCGCTCCGGGCGGTGGGGAGCTGGTGCTGCACCAGCGAGGCGAGGAGTTCGCCATCCGTGTGAACGGCCGCGAGCTCATGTCCAGCCGCCAGCACGGCTCCGAGGAGAAGATGGCCGAGGTGGCCTGTACGGGCCTCGGCGGCAAACGCCCACGGGTCCTCGTGGGCGGATTGGGGCTGGGCTACACGGTCCGGGCCTCGCTGGAGCGGCTGCCGCCAGAAGCCGAGGTGATCGTCTCGGAGCTGGTGCCGGCGGTCGTCGCGTGGAACCAGGGTGTGTTGGCGCCCCTGGCCGGCAGGCCGCTCGAGGATCCCCGGGTGAAGGTGGAGACGCGAGACGTGGGAGAGCTGCTCCGTCAGGCGGAGGGGCACTACGACGCGATCCTCCTGGACGTGGACAACGGTCCCGAGGCCCTCACCCAGGAACAGAACCGCTGGCTCTATGGGGAGCGCGGTCTGGCCGCCATCCGGCGTGCGCTGAAGCCGCGGGGCGTGGTGGTGGTGTGGTCCGCCGCACCGGATCGCGCCTTCTCCAGCCGGCTGAAGCGGGCGGGATTCGACACCGAGGTGGTGGAGACTCCCGCGCGAGGCAAGGGCGGTGGGCCCCTGCACACCCTCTTCATCGGGCGCGTCCGAGTGACGCCTACCTGACAATTCGTTTTCGGGAAATGAAAAGGGGGGGCTTCCTTTGTTCCCCCAAAGATGCCACATAGGAGCCTCCCTCGCACAGAGCGACGGAGTTCCGGCGC contains:
- the rpoH gene encoding RNA polymerase sigma factor RpoH, producing MQATSSFSADTLSTYLSDINQYPLLTQPEEQALARRFRSGDLAAGHKLVTSNLRFVVKVAYEYRSYGIKMSDLIQEANIGLMKAVQKFDPDKGIRLISYAVWWIRAYIQNYILKNWSLVKLGTTQAQRRLFFSLARTRRELEKLGSGDGAIVDAEEIARKLNVKASEVREMEQRMGGRDLSLDAPVGEEGDATHLDFVESESNSQVDEVADRQQAKMTRERIQQALMRLDPRERFIIEHRVMGDAEMTLSELGEHFGFSRERARQLEIRAKDKLKAELASLMAEVGMDEASAL
- a CDS encoding spermidine synthase, whose translation is MKPWKVIDRAPAPGGGELVLHQRGEEFAIRVNGRELMSSRQHGSEEKMAEVACTGLGGKRPRVLVGGLGLGYTVRASLERLPPEAEVIVSELVPAVVAWNQGVLAPLAGRPLEDPRVKVETRDVGELLRQAEGHYDAILLDVDNGPEALTQEQNRWLYGERGLAAIRRALKPRGVVVVWSAAPDRAFSSRLKRAGFDTEVVETPARGKGGGPLHTLFIGRVRVTPT